A DNA window from Trichomycterus rosablanca isolate fTriRos1 chromosome 11, fTriRos1.hap1, whole genome shotgun sequence contains the following coding sequences:
- the LOC134323375 gene encoding ATP-sensitive inward rectifier potassium channel 1-like, producing the protein MVQLLQNYLTEWRIHRNRLVTKDGVCNIEYINVRYGSSVSYMSDIWATLLEIHWTFLMFFFMASFLLSWFVFGLLWYWIGQNNGDLVWQNAPANHSACVINVCDMTSAFLFSLETQTFIAYGMRVITTLCPSAVTVYVFQVIFGTIITCFCGGVVLGKISLPQRRAKAIIFSKTAVICSKQDTLCLKIQVANLRKSLMIGTEIYGKLIRTTVTPENETIIMDQVGIDFSLETGKENPFFICPLTLYHVINKTSPFFNMTVDDLHQQDFELVVFLNGTAESTSFSCQVRTSYIPKEIMWGYQFLPIISKSKEGRYRVDFSNFAKVEPVSTAHCALCINDEKFHHHPSTNGADNVGFEMNE; encoded by the coding sequence ATGGTCCAGCTGCTCCAAAACTACCTGACCGAATGGAGGATTCACAGAAACCGCCTGGTGACCAAAGACGGCGTTTGTAACATTGAGTATATCAACGTCAGGTACGGAAGCTCTGTCAGTTACATGTCGGACATCTGGGCCACCTTACTGGAGATCCACTGGACGTTCCTCATGTTCTTTTTCATGGCATCTTTCCTTCTGAGCTGGTTTGTATTCGGACTTTTGTGGTACTGGATCGGACAGAACAATGGTGATCTGGTTTGGCAAAATGCACCAGCGAACCACAGTGCGTGTGTGATTAATGTCTGCGATATGACCAGCGCCTTCCTGTTCTCACTGGAAACCCAAACATTCATCGCTTATGGTATGAGGGTCATTACGACATTGTGTCCCAGTGCCGTTACTGTCTACGTCTTCCAGGTCATCTTTGGCACTATTATTACCTGCTTTTGTGGAGGGGTGGTACTGGGAAAAATCTCACTGCCCCAAAGAAGAGCCAAAGCTATCATATTCAGTAAGACGGCCGTCATCTGTTCTAAACAAGATACACTTTGTCTGAAGATACAAGTTGCCAACCTGCGCAAGTCATTGATGATTGGAACCGAAATCTATGGGAAGCTCATCAGGACGACGGTCACGCCCGAAAACGAGACCATCATCATGGATCAGGTTGGGATTGACTTCAGCTTGGAGACCGGAAAAGAAAACCCGTTCTTTATCTGTCCTCTGACCTTGTACCACGTGATCAACAAGACGAGTCCGTTCTTCAATATGACAGTGGACGATCTCCACCAGCAGGACTTTGAGCTGGTGGTGTTTCTGAATGGCACGGCTGAGTCCACCTCCTTTTCCTGCCAGGTCAGGACTTCCTACATCCCAAAAGAGATCATGTGGGGCTACCAGTTCCTCCCCATCATTTCTAAAAGCAAAGAGGGAAGGTATCGTGTCGACTTCTCTAATTTTGCTAAAGTCGAGCCAGTTTCCACTGCGCACTGTGCCCTGTGCATCAACGATGAGAAATTCCATCATCACCCCTCCACAAATGGTGCTGACAATGTGGGATTTGAAATGAATGAGTGA
- the LOC134323376 gene encoding ATP-sensitive inward rectifier potassium channel 1-like: MTFTLPQAFRNYLAKRRINKNRLVTRDGHCNIAYGSVRHSQLFIYLLDIWTTLMEMRWRYVMFLCGASFIFGWFIFGLFWYWVALVNGDLVWQNPPADHEFCVINILDMTGAFLTSIEAQMSIGYGYRLITPYCPSAIVVFTVQVVFGTVIICFWCGVIMIKVARPKKRGKTINFSKVAVICPKDDWLCLQIRVANLRKSLMVGSQIYGKLLKTTVTPEGETIIMDQIRMDFMVDVGKHNLFFVCPLTLYHVIDESSPFFMISQETLHQQDFELVLFLDGTAESTSSSCQVRTSYIPAEIMWGFQFLPVISRTKEGKYRVNFSNFTKVVPVETPTCANFSRCQEPKEHSSAHTKAEDFEKMEESSSDQSSATNM, encoded by the coding sequence ATGACGTTCACTTTGCCACAAGCGTTCAGAAATTATCTGGCCAAGAGACGCATTAACAAAAATCGCCTGGTGACCAGAGATGGCCACTGTAACATTGCATATGGCAGCGTGAGGCACAGCCAGCTCTTTATTTACCTGCTGGATATCTGGACCACGTTAATGGAGATGCGCTGGCGTTATGTCATGTTTCTATGTGGAGCTTCATTCATATTCGGTTGGTTCATTTTTGGACTCTTCTGGTATTGGGTTGCTCTGGTTAACGGTGACCTGGTGTGGCAAAACCCGCCTGCTGATCATGAGTTTTGTGTGATAAATATTTTAGACATGACTGGTGCCTTTCTCACTTCTATAGAGGCTCAGATGTCTATCGGCTATGGCTATCGACTCATTACACCATATTGTCCCAGTGCGATCGTGGTCTTCACAGTTCAGGTGGTTTTTGGGACAgttattatttgcttttggtGTGGCGTCATCATGATTAAAGTCGCCAGGCCAAAGAAAAGAGGCAAAACCATAAACTTCAGTAAAGTCGCTGTTATCTGTCCTAAAGACGACTGGCTTTGTTTGCAGATTCGAGTCGCCAACCTGCGCAAATCTTTAATGGTCGGCAGTCAGATTTACGGCAAGCTGCTCAAGACGACCGTCACACCCGAGGGTGAGACCATCATCATGGACCAGATCAGGATGGATTTTATGGTGGATGTGGGCAAGCACAACCTTTTCTTCGTCTGCCCTTTGACCCTGTACCATGTTATTGACGAATCCAGTCCATTCTTTATGATATCACAGGAGACTCTGCACCAACAGGATTTTGAGCTTGTGCTGTTTTTGGATGGCACAGCCGAGTCCACCAGTTCCTCCTGCCAAGTCAGGACTTCATATATTCCTGCAGAGATCATGTGGGGGTTCCAGTTTCTCCCAGTTATCTCCCGCACCAAAGAGGGAAAATATCGGGTCAACTTCTCTAATTTTACCAAAGTGGTTCCGGTCGAAACACCAACCTGTGCTAATTTTTCCAGGTGCCAAGAGCCAAAAGAACATTCAAGTGCCCATACCAAGGCTGAGGACTTTGAGAAGATGGAGGAGTCCAGTTCAGACCAGTCCAGTGCTACCAATATGTGA